The DNA region TATGAGAAGCAATCCAAAGTTTTGACAAGAAAATCGAAAATTCGACTGTTTGGTACAGTTTTTTAATATCCATGGGCAGTCATCCGATGAATATCTGCTTGTTGCCAATATTAATCGGATGACTAACGCCATAAGTCATTAACCTAATAGGCTTGAGCCGCACAGGGCCTAAAAATCAAATTGCAAAATCACATTCGGATCGGGGCAATTGGCCAGATACCGATCTCCTTCAGAAAACCGGCATACTCCCGGATAATCGCCCTTTAGCCCGTGCATATCCTCAATAATTTGAAAATGTAGGTGTGGCGGCCATCCTCCGTTTTCTTCTTTTGGGCCAAGTGCTCCTATTTGGCTTGCAGCAGGAATAAATTTGTTTTCTGCTAAGCCGCTCAACGAGGCCAAACTCAAATGACCATATAAAGCATGAAACACATAGCCGGCTATTTCGTATTTCAAAATAATCGTAGCGCCATAATCGCCAAAATTATCATTGTTGGCAAAGCTATGTACCGTTGCGTCATAAAAGTTGTATACTGGCGTGCCTGCCGGACCCCAAATGTCTATCCCCAGATGCAACCTGCGTGGCTCTTCCGAAGTGTCGAAATGGGCACTCCGCGAATAAATTGTTCGATGCTCGTTGTAACCCCCAACGCCGTAGCGGGCATTATTATTGGCTAATTGTTTGTTTATCCAGTCCGAAAACAGCTCGGTATCGTCCAACATTGCTGCTGTAAGTTCTGTATTTGTGGCCGTAAAATCAAACGGCAGAAGCCTGTCTACGCCAGCATCAAAATCAACAACTTTACCAACTGAATTTGCTTTTATAATCTGCCCGAAGCTTTTCATTGCCGATGCTATTGAAAAATATAAGTGTAATTATAAATGTAGTGCGAAAGTGCGCCGCCAACTACAAACAGGTGCCAAATTTCGTGGCTATGCGCCCACCTGAACATTTGCCTGTCTTTCGCGTAGAAATAAGTGCCTGCTATATAAAAGACCCCACCAAAAAGCAGCCAAAAGATTGCTCCTATTGGCAAGGTACCCAACATTTTTTGTAACAGGGGCACAATTAAACAACCCATTAAAATGTAAATCGACAATGAGATTGCTGTACTTTTCAGGCGATTAAAAATCTTTAACAGGCAACCGGTAATTGCAATGAGCCACACAATTGCGAAAAGCCCCCAACGCAACCAACCATCGAAAACTAAGAGTGCTGTTGGCGTATAGGAGCCGGCAATCATTAAGTAAATGCTGCAATGATCGAATTTTTGCCAAAACCGAATGCCGTAATCGCTTGTCGGGTAGCCGTGGTAAGTGGCACTCACCGCAAAAAGCACAAACATGCCGATGCTATAGATCCAGGCTGCCGTAATGGCAATATCGGTACCAGCTTTGCATAATAAAAGATAGCCTGCCGGTATAGCCAGCAGTGCCGGAATAAAATGCGTAATAAAATTAACGGGCTCCCTAAGTCGTCTC from Pedobacter endophyticus includes:
- a CDS encoding peptidoglycan DD-metalloendopeptidase family protein produces the protein MKSFGQIIKANSVGKVVDFDAGVDRLLPFDFTATNTELTAAMLDDTELFSDWINKQLANNNARYGVGGYNEHRTIYSRSAHFDTSEEPRRLHLGIDIWGPAGTPVYNFYDATVHSFANNDNFGDYGATIILKYEIAGYVFHALYGHLSLASLSGLAENKFIPAASQIGALGPKEENGGWPPHLHFQIIEDMHGLKGDYPGVCRFSEGDRYLANCPDPNVILQFDF
- the trhA gene encoding PAQR family membrane homeostasis protein TrhA, producing the protein MRRLREPVNFITHFIPALLAIPAGYLLLCKAGTDIAITAAWIYSIGMFVLFAVSATYHGYPTSDYGIRFWQKFDHCSIYLMIAGSYTPTALLVFDGWLRWGLFAIVWLIAITGCLLKIFNRLKSTAISLSIYILMGCLIVPLLQKMLGTLPIGAIFWLLFGGVFYIAGTYFYAKDRQMFRWAHSHEIWHLFVVGGALSHYIYNYTYIFQ